One genomic window of Methyloceanibacter sp. wino2 includes the following:
- a CDS encoding iron-sulfur cluster assembly scaffold protein, producing the protein MWQCSDKVQDHFLNPRNVGVLEQADAEGQAGTIAFGDALKIAIKVDPDSGVITDARFKSFGCGVSIAAASALTEIVIGKTIDDASAVSDADIVDYLGGLPDDKMYCAVLGQEALQTAIAHYRGQNGADDSETICKCFPARKAFLERIIRANKLTLPGQVTNYTKVSGGCQSCKKPIEALLAEVNADMVEEGILAAADAYQAPVKASHFMPAKFQMNGNGAPAKPNGVTEANGKSIGPGIARPNAAPTSGQEAQPTPQGMAAFAKLNQEERIEVVSKAIDELRPHLKADGGDCELVEVKENTAYVRLTGACMGCQMASVTLSGVQQRLIEKTGMPLRVVPVQ; encoded by the coding sequence ATGTGGCAGTGCTCCGATAAAGTCCAAGATCACTTTCTCAACCCGCGCAATGTCGGCGTCCTCGAGCAGGCCGACGCGGAAGGGCAGGCGGGTACGATCGCCTTCGGAGATGCCCTGAAGATCGCCATCAAGGTCGACCCGGACTCGGGCGTCATAACGGACGCGCGCTTCAAGTCGTTCGGCTGCGGCGTGTCGATTGCCGCCGCCTCCGCGCTGACGGAGATTGTCATCGGCAAGACGATCGACGACGCGAGCGCTGTCTCGGACGCCGACATCGTCGACTATCTCGGCGGACTGCCGGACGACAAGATGTACTGCGCCGTGCTGGGCCAGGAAGCGCTGCAAACGGCCATTGCGCATTATCGCGGCCAGAACGGCGCGGATGACTCGGAGACGATCTGCAAGTGCTTCCCAGCGCGCAAGGCGTTTCTCGAGCGCATCATCCGCGCCAACAAGCTGACACTGCCGGGCCAAGTCACGAACTACACCAAGGTCAGCGGCGGCTGCCAGAGCTGCAAGAAGCCGATTGAGGCGCTGCTCGCCGAAGTCAACGCCGACATGGTGGAAGAGGGCATCCTCGCCGCGGCCGACGCCTACCAGGCACCGGTGAAGGCCTCGCACTTCATGCCGGCGAAGTTCCAGATGAACGGCAATGGCGCGCCGGCGAAGCCAAACGGTGTGACCGAGGCCAACGGGAAGTCGATCGGTCCGGGGATTGCGAGACCGAATGCGGCGCCGACCAGCGGCCAGGAGGCGCAGCCGACACCCCAAGGCATGGCCGCGTTCGCCAAACTCAATCAGGAAGAGCGGATCGAGGTCGTCAGTAAGGCCATCGATGAGCTCCGTCCGCACCTCAAAGCGGACGGCGGGGATTGCGAGCTCGTCGAGGTCAAGGAGAACACGGCCTATGTGAGGCTCACCGGCGCCTGCATGGGATGTCAGATGGCCTCGGTGACCTTGAGCGGGGTGCAACAGCGGCTCATCGAGAAGACCGGCATGCCGCTGCGCGTGGTGCCTGTGCAATGA
- a CDS encoding iron-sulfur cluster assembly accessory protein: protein MINLTPEAATAVKGAMERAGKVGAGFRIMVETGGCAGHKYLVGLDTEPREDDAVFESSGVKVFVDPDSQPLLSGMTVGFVDSLQGSGFVFENPNAASQCSCGKSFG, encoded by the coding sequence ATGATTAACCTGACGCCGGAAGCCGCGACCGCCGTGAAAGGCGCGATGGAGCGTGCTGGCAAGGTGGGTGCGGGCTTCCGCATCATGGTGGAGACCGGTGGCTGCGCCGGCCACAAATATCTGGTGGGCCTCGACACCGAGCCTCGCGAGGACGACGCGGTGTTCGAGTCCTCGGGCGTCAAAGTCTTCGTCGATCCCGACTCCCAGCCGCTCCTTTCGGGCATGACCGTCGGCTTCGTCGACAGTCTGCAGGGGTCTGGCTTCGTTTTCGAGAATCCGAACGCGGCGTCGCAGTGCTCCTGCGGCAAGTCGTTCGGCTGA
- the irrA gene encoding iron response transcriptional regulator IrrA: MQPDFKKFSVDETSAEESRPGAALRAGLSGCPWRDYEEMLRAVNLRPTRQRMALGWLLFSKGGRHITAELLREEAVRAKINVSLATVYNTLNQFTEVGLLRQVGVDGAKSYFDTNPTDHDHFFVSGEEVLFDIPDGDVEFGKLPVAPDGFEIDRVDVVVRLRRKKDAPETA; the protein is encoded by the coding sequence ATGCAACCAGACTTCAAAAAGTTCTCTGTCGATGAAACCTCGGCGGAGGAGTCGCGTCCAGGGGCGGCCTTGCGCGCCGGGCTGTCTGGCTGCCCCTGGCGCGATTATGAAGAGATGCTGCGTGCCGTCAATCTCAGGCCGACCCGCCAGCGCATGGCGCTCGGCTGGTTGCTGTTCTCGAAGGGTGGCCGGCACATCACCGCAGAGCTTCTGCGTGAAGAGGCCGTCAGGGCGAAGATCAACGTATCGCTGGCCACGGTCTACAACACGCTGAACCAGTTCACCGAGGTCGGCCTGTTGCGGCAGGTCGGCGTCGATGGTGCCAAGTCCTACTTCGATACCAACCCTACCGACCACGACCACTTCTTCGTCAGCGGCGAAGAAGTGCTGTTCGACATCCCGGACGGTGACGTCGAGTTCGGCAAGCTGCCGGTCGCGCCCGATGGGTTCGAAATCGACCGGGTCGACGTGGTGGTGCGCTTGCGCCGGAAGAAGGACGCGCCCGAGACCGCGTGA
- a CDS encoding nitrogen fixation protein NifQ — protein MTKPVILPEGFEVAADGPWPPLKGKDSNAAGLGIATYRMLTRRDPSDLWTVDDENFDAHVFASILAVSATEDGKVAGQAGLTASDLDLLLWRWFSHAVPLATAWYPDGATEDEDEIAMVRELLLANRSSEGEAGRLLAHMIARRCMEPSHLWEDLGLRDRKELVRLLERHFAPLAAGNTQNMRWKRFFYRKLCEGEGFTLCSTPVCSDCNEFDLCFGEETGESRLAAARRAEDLDEAT, from the coding sequence GTGACAAAGCCTGTTATTCTCCCCGAGGGATTCGAAGTTGCAGCGGATGGACCGTGGCCCCCGCTGAAGGGCAAGGACTCCAACGCGGCCGGGCTCGGTATTGCGACCTATCGCATGTTGACGCGGCGCGATCCGAGCGACCTCTGGACGGTCGACGACGAAAACTTCGACGCGCATGTCTTCGCCTCCATTCTGGCCGTGTCTGCGACCGAAGACGGCAAGGTCGCGGGTCAGGCCGGGTTGACCGCGTCCGACCTCGATCTTCTGCTCTGGCGCTGGTTCTCCCACGCCGTACCGCTGGCGACCGCGTGGTACCCGGATGGCGCAACGGAAGACGAAGACGAGATCGCGATGGTGCGCGAGCTTCTGCTGGCGAACCGCTCGAGCGAGGGAGAGGCCGGCCGCCTGCTGGCGCATATGATTGCGCGGCGCTGCATGGAGCCGAGCCATCTATGGGAAGATCTCGGCCTGCGCGATCGCAAGGAGCTTGTGCGCCTTCTGGAACGTCACTTCGCACCACTGGCCGCAGGCAATACCCAAAACATGCGCTGGAAGCGCTTCTTCTACCGCAAGCTCTGCGAAGGCGAGGGCTTCACCCTGTGCAGCACGCCGGTGTGCTCCGACTGCAACGAATTCGACCTGTGCTTCGGCGAGGAGACCGGCGAGAGCCGTCTGGCCGCCGCCCGCCGGGCTGAAGACCTCGACGAAGCGACGTAA
- the fdxB gene encoding ferredoxin III, nif-specific: MFTRRDGKPWEPTYLTAINSETCIGCGRCHKVCGRDVMNLQGMTEDGDLVPFDPEDDDGDDYDRLVMVMENPGNCIGCSACNRVCPKDCQSFTPASELESAAA; this comes from the coding sequence ATGTTCACAAGGCGAGACGGGAAGCCCTGGGAGCCCACCTATCTCACGGCGATCAATTCGGAAACCTGCATTGGGTGTGGGCGCTGTCACAAGGTTTGTGGCCGGGACGTCATGAATCTTCAGGGCATGACCGAAGACGGCGACCTCGTTCCCTTCGACCCGGAAGACGATGACGGTGACGATTACGATCGTCTCGTCATGGTGATGGAGAATCCGGGCAACTGCATCGGTTGCTCCGCCTGCAATCGCGTGTGTCCGAAGGATTGTCAGAGCTTCACGCCTGCGAGCGAGCTCGAATCCGCCGCGGCCTAG
- a CDS encoding CCE_0567 family metalloprotein, which yields MSDVEELKTKIKKLSSRAVTQKMNLHDLAEDLPIDWTNIMSVAQQAYDAYEALEAARKELKEQEALAS from the coding sequence ATGTCCGATGTCGAGGAACTTAAGACCAAGATCAAGAAGCTGTCGTCGCGTGCCGTGACCCAGAAAATGAACCTGCACGACCTCGCCGAGGATCTGCCGATCGACTGGACGAACATCATGTCCGTGGCGCAGCAGGCCTACGACGCCTACGAGGCTCTCGAGGCGGCTCGTAAGGAACTGAAGGAGCAGGAAGCGCTCGCCTCGTAG
- a CDS encoding NifX-associated nitrogen fixation protein, protein MAEAAEAIAETDESAPAPEQTIPTDSPFFQELIKQWRAQDTHGVWESKSDLELLEPYVLDKEKRKQIPIMGDPDPETLWRLELYYNAIGLAIERETGIMVSPMMKMHHEGFGRMILAAGRLIVINKHLRDVHRFGFPSFEKLASEGDKAVASAVEMIGKFPEVANY, encoded by the coding sequence ATGGCTGAAGCCGCAGAAGCAATCGCTGAAACCGACGAGAGCGCGCCCGCGCCCGAACAGACGATCCCGACGGACTCGCCGTTCTTCCAGGAACTCATCAAGCAGTGGCGGGCGCAGGACACCCATGGCGTCTGGGAAAGCAAGAGCGATCTCGAACTGCTCGAGCCCTATGTGCTCGACAAGGAAAAGCGCAAGCAGATCCCGATCATGGGCGATCCGGATCCGGAGACGTTGTGGCGGCTCGAGCTTTATTACAACGCCATCGGCCTCGCCATCGAGCGCGAGACCGGGATCATGGTCTCGCCGATGATGAAGATGCATCACGAAGGTTTCGGTCGGATGATCCTGGCCGCCGGCCGCCTGATCGTCATCAACAAACATTTGCGGGACGTACACCGCTTCGGGTTCCCGAGCTTCGAGAAGCTCGCCTCGGAAGGCGACAAGGCCGTGGCCTCCGCCGTGGAAATGATCGGCAAGTTTCCCGAGGTCGCGAACTACTAG
- the nifX gene encoding nitrogen fixation protein NifX yields the protein MKVAFSTQDLKHVDAHFGWAKNLAIHEISADGHRFIEAIQFDGDLQEDGNEDKLLPKIEAIKDCAILYVAAIGGSGAARVVANNIHPIKVTQSEEIDMLLDKLCGVLQGTPPPWLRKALLKGKERTFDFEDEVQHG from the coding sequence TTGAAGGTTGCGTTCTCGACGCAAGACCTGAAGCACGTCGATGCGCATTTCGGCTGGGCGAAGAATCTCGCCATCCACGAGATCTCTGCGGATGGCCATCGCTTCATCGAGGCGATCCAGTTCGACGGCGACCTTCAGGAAGACGGGAACGAGGACAAGCTCCTTCCCAAGATCGAGGCCATCAAGGACTGCGCAATTCTGTACGTCGCCGCCATCGGCGGGTCGGGCGCGGCGCGGGTGGTCGCGAACAACATTCACCCCATCAAGGTCACGCAGTCCGAGGAGATCGACATGCTCCTCGACAAGCTCTGCGGCGTTCTTCAGGGCACGCCGCCGCCCTGGCTGCGCAAGGCGCTGCTCAAGGGCAAGGAACGGACATTCGATTTCGAAGACGAGGTGCAACATGGCTGA